taaagctcaatagcgtgcttcgtttggaaaccagagcattttgaatttctgagttatagcggtgcgtgacacgaggcgacaatcaagtttattgagaaatgtatatttatctcatggttttgagccttttaagaatttaaagcattaggaaaagtgcttaggtaaatagctgccTGTTCAGTAGAGACgttcactcgcctagatagccaaagtaagtaacagatgttgacactattttccggccgccatattggtgcacaaaagatgtgcaccaacatggcgttttcatactgggctctgtaaatttctgcgaaacatttcgacgaatatctgaagtttggggaaacgcacgggcctaaaacttggagaagtgttttcttcatttatcttctacaacatcacgaattcttgactttttccactggatggttttcgatttttttattgcgtgacagtgaaaacgatctatagtgtaacgaaaataaacaggtctgttggaagcttgcttgagtttcaacaaaatgaccctcaaaatcggcaaaaaaatccgttactgatgaataataaagtagctgctatccccaaaacgatgaaattacctggcgataaataacctcgtcttggagagtaaagttttgactgtcaacctgaagaattgggcgattgtgatctttgtgttgaattcgcacatttcttgtcaaactttataacacttgaaagaaaaaaaaacttacaaaaacaaaaacccggtatctgtgtcaaatgatgatttgacactgtttcgccagtaaacacaccgcggtaacttcatcacggcgccctctGAATCCGATataactttcgattttgcgcttttacttgtgcagccaaaattacaatagcaaaaatccccagaatgtttgtcggtgatcgtaactttttatattcggggttaaaaattaatgttgttttcgtgtcataaatgttgttgctgatggcaaaatattttattctcgatcgaccgtccagaaaacttccttctgctcttcccaaaaactttgtaccactatttatttacttttgcatcaatatttgtttcgcataaagcaagctaacaaaatcggttccttgcttggtccgcatttgttagcgttaaaatagaattttcggtccaatgcttctgttttcaGGGGGATATTGCTTTTGGTCTCCCAACCCTGCCGAACCCCTAGGGATTAATTTCAGCGAACTGTtgtagctgtcagatgctcagagggcacgcttaaacttgtggtgaaaagcagttgtgccttctgatttcctgtaacatgtaccacaggcaacccagtgtatgcttcacggaagcatctcgttttattAAATCTGTGTCCATCGCGCGGTATGTGGTCCTGGTATTCTAAGACTGGGAACgaggatgggattcgaacccagtcAAGCTCTTGGgatatttttgagaaaaaaaaaaaaaagaaaaagaaagaattggaAGAATGTTCCCTAAAACGTCCGCATCACATCACATCGAGGCACCATTACAGAATGTAGTGCTGTCGCGCTTCGTTAAGGGAATTTTGTGATACTCACACACCCTCGACAATATTACCAACTCTCTGtcttcttattttattttttattttgctaaAAGAGGCAAATCACCGGAATCAATCTcttaaatttgtctttaaaagTTTCAAAAATAGCGCTTGCATCCGAAATAAGTTTCAAATCGcgaaaaagcaatatttgttgTTACGTCACCCATTgctattaatatgccaaccagaacctaattggctgttgaaacaatgatttcttttgttccgtggttggcaaatttgaatatcaaaagtaatgtgacgtcaatgtttatAAACGAGAAATATAactatttgttttcaaattttccggCGCGGGCGCCGCTATCTTGTTTAATTGTGACGGGTTACGGTTGCCGATATTGTTATTATAGCTACAGCTATTTATGTCAGAACAATACTGAGCgcagatatcgttgacgtcacctatcgtcattaatgtgccaaccacagccTCActggctgtcaaaacaaaggatcttttgtttctgtagttggcacatttgaataacaaaagaaatgtttggaaacatATATCTTCCCTATAGGCAATTGTAACATGTCacaattatccaagatggcgaggCCCAGCCCGGGACATTTgcaagtgaaaataagcgattctaaACTTCACTTGTCCTTAAACAAACACcgttcttgaaaaacaaaatcgaGAAAATTTGCTTGCAAAAAATTATTCCCTGCAGTTTAAACTTCTTCTGTAGTAGGAGTGAAGGGTCCCTTTGACAGGGTCCCAAAGGGATTAAGGGCTCCACGGCTCTGGGCCTAAAACAGCGGGGCTCCAGGCCTACAAGGTCAAAAAATCGGGGCTCCATAGCAGCTACTTTAAGGCTCCGGGCTCCACTGTTGACTAGTAGACTGTACTCTAAACACCGGAGAAATGATCGGGCTCCGggctccacagcaaaaaaatcCAGGGCTCCAGGGACCCCCCCTTTGGGACCCTGCTTTAACATATTCAATAATGGTATGGAGGGGAAAAACTCTTCTTGTTACGATAATCATGCAAGACATGGCAATACACACtacctttttcttctttctgttAAACAAATTCTGTTCAGCAACAAGTTCGTCAACGGCCTCTCtccattgcggccatttttcgCTTATCCTTAATCTCATCCACGCATTCCACGCATAGCGATCATCGTGAAGCTTTGCCAGTAATTCGGACACGTCAGTGCGGATTACTGcctaaaacaaaattcagttaTTTAGTTTCATTCCACTCTTGTGAAAAAACCAACAacgacaaaaataaaacaaaacaaaaagaaagaggtGGCCCATCCTCTGGCCGTTTTCCATTTCCAAATTTTACAATCACACGAAAGTTGAAACACggaaatagacctttttacagtaacttgcttagttacctggcctctgaatgaaagtgaggcagaAGTTGACCTTATtgtgatacagacctccctccttttcttatgctAACGAGGTTGTTTTCATGCTAATTAGTTTGAATTTTACATTAGAAAAGCAgcgaggtttctatcaaagaaAGGTCAAacccagcctcactttcattcataggccaggtaactaaccacacaactgtaaaatggtctattcaacAGGTCACTTTCGTTTAATGTTATTAATATCAAGAAACAACAGATTCACCCCGTAGTTTTATTCCACGTCGttgatgaaaaaagaaaagaacaacaagcTTCAGGAAGCCTATACTCTGGCCAATTTCCTTCGTTTACTTTCAAAGACACATACTTTGTTTTTATTCCACGCCTTAATGACAAAACAAGGAGCAAACAAGGGGCTTTGTGTGGCCGACACTCTGGCCGATTTCCATTTAAACGTtacttaaggctggttttcactagcgacggagtcggagtcgtaatcagaagcgcagagcgaaacgatctagtgaaaatcaaactgtcggagtcggaagcagaacaccaattccgcttatgactccgtcgcttatgatccagtgaaaactgcgttgtcggagtcggaaacacaagcggaagaataaaccaatcacaatgctcgattccaagcattgtgattggttggttcttccgcttctgcttccgactccgacaacttagttttcactggatcataagcgacggagtcataagcggagtcggaagaaaatgggaacgttctgattcttccgactccgattccgtcgagcttatgactcccCTTACGAatccgatctttgattttcactaggtcataagcgctcttacgactccgactacgactcggactccgactccgtcgctagtgaaaaccagcctttaacgGGTGGTCTTTGGGTCACCTTCAGTGGAACTCAGAAATCAATAGTTTTCTCCATACAACATTCATACTTCCGCAACATATGCGGACTTGAATACCAACAGACCAGCGAAAGGTTTCCCTTATAAAAGTGACATTATTCAATCGTTGAAAActctaacaaaagaaatgaaataaaaaaagaaatgaattccttttttgtgaaaaataaaaataaagcagCACTCGAAAAAAATATCTTTGGGGCCAGCCATATCTTTAACAGCCAAGTTCATAAATGGAAGGAACGAACTTTAAAgccttaattaatttgcatcaaaTTTGACTAAGCtgtcagaaaaagaaaatcttcaAAATAAGTTCAAAGTCGCCATCTTGGAAACATTGTCAACACATGTCAAATTTAAAGTATGGCATGATTGATTCAGAACagacaacaaaaaaaagtacGTTGGTAATTGACACAACAAACCTCTGTTCTGTTTACAGGTTTAAAGGGGTCGTTATCCACTCTCCATGGCAACACAGGGCACCAAGCCTCAACCTAGAAAGTCGAAACAATACCATAAATGTTGACTTTCAGAACACAGAGCATTATTTTTATAATGTTCCACGTGAAATGATTACACTTCGACACTTCGCGCAGCTCCCTCTTGGCTGGTACTTGCTCTCCTACATTTCTAAATGCAGCTCCAAAACtcgagaaaggaaaggaaatgaactttttttaagtgtcttaccttctagcgctggagcactaattggagacactttAAAGTGAAGttaacaaatcaacgcaaatcaaatcaaatgctggtttttgagtaaagaggaaaaccggagtaccctgagaaaaacctctcggagcagagtagagaaccagcaaactcaatccacatacgacgccgagtctgggaattgaatccGAGCTACGTTGGTAGAAGCAAGTGCTCTAACCAAATTCGTCGTTGTCgttttgacaacaacgtgagcatacaaataAGAATCTTTCTTTCCCTATTTTTACacagaaaccgctcgtaccaatttacttTTAGGACAGTTTGCCTGCATCGTAGAACGCGAACAACAATGCAAAGTTATTGTGAGGTGAcattttcgttgacgtcgctgtcgtagatcttaacatccctattaaagtggtactatgataaaaaaatcacttgcttttctttttcagattttgaaagtgtgtttgcttaacacctgcctggaaaaattttgagctttgatctTTATCCAAAGTCTGTTTACAttgactgtaagttttggatttcacgggccgccattactcacgttcacaactgaccgactggacctcagagggttggatctagggaaaagtgacgtcatttagtcaacagcttaaaatttcagcgtgtaaacgcagtttattatgtgTGCAAAACACAAgcttaaaaatctgaaagcccgaaactacCGTGCTGCAttttaattcagccgcgtacaaacgcattgcattctttaactagcgagtgtttgacgtcattttctcctcgatccagctccctCAAGATTTTAAGGTTAGTAATGGCGGAGCACTAAAttggaaaattacagttaaaataagcaagtctctttttgaaattaaggcttaaaacttgggtgaatCAGTGTTTAGttcacatagttttaaaatccaaaggaaaaaaaaaagatttgatttttagaTCATAGTGCCACTTTAAATGTACGACGATTACAATAAAGCCTGGTTCACACGTACGACGCaaaaatgaaaacgaaaaatgCAAATGTAACGCAAACGAAGTTCACAGGTCCAACGCAAAATCAAGAGAAGTAAGACACGCAGGCGCAGTTCAAGTCCTTTTTCGAAGATGGTGGACGAGAATGAACCTGTATGTTTTTTTACCGTGCGTTTGCGTTGCCCCGGTTCACACCTGCAAacgcaagaaaatggaaaaattctCCATTTCTTGCGTCTGCGCTTGGGTTTGCATTtgcaatcaaaactcaaagcaattaaaagtagccgacacaaagcgcgggaaaatgtaaacgcgcgagccacgattggctttggtttcacttctaattggttgaaaaagtggcgcgacaactttgaaccaatcactgagtgaagtaatgcaaaaccaaagcaatctgctaattactttcgacactcaattgaaaaccgctgtaataaaaataattacttaCATGTTTCTGGACAAAACCGAGTGATCCCGGTATTGAGTACCCAGTTTACTTTAACAGGGAGCAGGGTTGGCGAAGTgctgagagcactcgcctcccaccaatgtggcctgggttcgatgcccatactcggcgtcatatgtgggttgagtttgttggttctctactctgcaccgagaggtttttctccgggtactgctccggttttcccttctcctcaaaaagcaacctaccatttgatttgagttgattACTGTACAGTGTTCCCtataggtcatttccgagttcgtgtctgcctcctcctcaaagcgagtctgagtgcgaagtttttgttacgAAAATTTgctttcattcatatgtaaagcaGAGCTAATAATCACCATAAAAACATCgctcttagactcgctttgaagaggaggcagtcatgaactcggaaatggcctattggtgcCTCAACGCAAAATACACTTGATACACCCTTCAACTTCCAGGagtgatcagcatgtaaattctcctcacaatttcaatgaaacgtcagtcaaacaggtattgagaatgacgATAATTGTGACCTGAAGTGGTGTGAtctcttgatataacaccaaattgtcatgactacccaacaaagaaatgtatggtaCTAGtcaggagaatgaacgttttgatcttgggaatgaaagggtttattattattactattattattactattattatttattattattatttatttgacaAAGTCAACGATGCACACTTTACCTCGCTGAGGTACTCAAGAACAGAGCAAATATTATAAGGATCAACGCCGTGTTTTTCTTTATGACATTTGCGATTCCAAGAATCATGAAAGGTCTGCAAAAGGAAGTCAACCAAACAATCAGCTATACATCAAACGTATACCATCATCAAATGTATGCTAGCCACTTTCACATGCTATACCTCATTAGATCTTATAAATATTgcatcttcaacatttagaatTCTCTAAAATATTCATTAAAGACAGAATCTTTAAATAGTAAATGCCGGTCGGtctgagccaccttaaaattacTTTTAAGAGTTAATATCTTCAAGTATTAACACAAAGAAGAATGATATACTACAGGGAACAGATTACCATATCAGAGTCAGTCAGTTCAATGTTCTTTGCAAGCAGTGTGTGGATTTTTAATGTCCCACAGGGTTTATGGATAAGAGGTCAATAACATGACCTATGCAGCGTGTATTCTCTATTTGCGGACACATAAGCATCTTTTCTGCTCAGGCGTAGCGAGGGCTAAATATTGCTAGGAGGGACACaacaaataattcaacatgCTCATATCCTCTTTAAAACCAAGAGGTTGCCCATCCCGGTTGCTTTTCAGAGCAGGGTGAGGAAATGTATTGCAATACAAGACGCCAATTAGACGTTCACGTAGGATGCACAGATCAAAGCAAGCAACAGCGGCTGTATATAAAAATTCTACAGTCtgtcacaaaattccttggaacagtacacgaatATACAGAATATACAGTACGATTTGTCATACAGACGAATAAGTTTCAGAATGTAAACTTGTTGTGGGAAAACGAAAAACGGTAAAAGCACAATAAGTAGAACTACCCCAAATGTCACATTGGGGTACGAAACTTGAAGTTCTTGAAATTACAGCCAAAAAATGGAATAATTTGATTTGACTACAGTTGATATTCGCATTTGTCAAGGGAAAGATAAGTggtattattatatggaggagaatgttttactgggaactaaaccactcgtagattccatacgccacttcatccgggacccgagtggcgtattttccgtatgtcacctttgtgagtgtcgtatctttcaatgacgtcacgattcccccctttttttataaagcccagctgtatttgtaaaacttgactactttcgaacacaataaaatcggaaatattcaacaTTTaatctccatataataaaaagaacattacacgttggctcgaagatatgaattttatgttctcgtggcaagaacaatatctcactcgttcgcttcgctcactcgtgagatattgttcttgccactcgaacataaaattcatatcttctcgccaccgttgtaatatcctctatgtatacAGAGGTACTTTAATTCAAGGGAGAAAATTTTCCGaacttttttttggatttcgacTAAAAGTTAAGGTCACACCCGtcaatcgcaaaaaaaaaacatgtaaaaagaTGGAGATATTGGTAAATACTTTTTCGCTGGAAGTAGAAGTTCATTTTGATTGACAGCATATGTAGACTATCGGAGCGATTTTCGCGGGAAACATCAAATAATTGTCTTCGCTCGCAAACGTTTGAGGTTTTTTGTATATAACAGcattatacacccttttaataagtctaatatatgccgttttccgctaatgacgtcgaactcgtgctttcaaattttattcagaaatgtacaaaggcctaaaaccttttccgatttcttttgttgttttaagcatttgtacatttctgaataaaatttgaaagcacgagttcgacgtcattagcggaaaacggcatatattagacttattaaaagggtgtatattttactttttgtggCATTAAATCGTATTTTCAGGAAGTATTAATTAAGCAATGAAGACCCACAAGCCACGTGAATATCCGAGGTCTGGCGCTAGCAATAGGAAAACGAGAAGAGAGCGGAAGGATCACGCAGGGAAGGTGGGGGAATTACGACAAATAATCATATTATTAGAACTGGCCTTCAGACACCTCTGACGAAGCGTATCGGCGAATAAATTATTCTAATTATCGTAGCATCTGAAGAAAAATCATGGGAATCCTCAGTGCACTTCCACTGAACGAGAACAAACACACTGGTagcaaaaaagaaataagaccaAGGGCTATATAGTCTTCTTACAACAATGTAAGAAGACTAAAAGGAAAATACACGTACTATGTAAACGATTCACATAACCAGCCCGCATTCTGATATCGCCGTCACCATCTGTTTGCGATGGTTTTTACGCACATCCTACATTGCGCTTCTCTTTAGCTTTTGCGTTGGTCCGCTTCCATTTTTTCTCTGCCGCTGTTGTGTTTGATGAGATCGATGTGCGCGTCCTATTTCTGTTGAGGATGAAGGCCGATCCACTCCGAAACATGCGTCAAAAATCCGAAGAATATTAGTCACTGGAGGAACACTAGAACTTGCGAGAGATCGACAGCTGTAACCGGAAAAAAGTGGCgttctctgattggctaattgtgggGAAAGGTGTTGAGTGGGATTTTTGCCTTGAAAGTTAACAAAGTAAAGATTACAACTCAAAGGCACTTTGCTTCATTGCAATCAAATTTTGACAGTAGGTAGATAAACCTATTTCAAACAAACCAGTTTTAGAGAATTTTACAattcgaaatattttttttccatgaGTGCCTTTTCCACGCGGTTGCTCAAAGTATGTAGTTAGCGCTCTCGATAGTGCTCtgacaagaaaaacaaagcattttcttcaataacaagaggctacgggtcaatctcgaccccagagctcttctcttgaccgagggagggaagagctctggggaaccctgaaacaaagtgtctcctcattggttttcgtgaagaacaatcaaaagcgtctctaattggtgcattcatgttagcacgagaattgagcaggcgccgtaaggttcaaatagtcaatttttggctataagaaccctacagcGCATATTTTCCTTCTCAGAGATTCCctgagccttgggtcgatccgaggctctggtaaCGTGAatggctacgggtagcctacactctattcgaaggatttttagccgacttcctttaagttcacagtattttaGTGGGTTTTattatgttacaatatcttggtaaatatccagtttaatttccgtagtccgaagtccacagtccacattccgtgacccaatgatagggttaagtgcgatcgtggatatttgtttacatttaaaactgttgttaacggcactgattccaatcaaaaccagaaaacagatgctttgcaagtctctacgatgatatttaaaaattatttaataccttttttcttaacaatactaCCTCTGAAGGAAGAGATACCGCGTTCGAATCCCACTTGAACTGCGTTCTACGAGACAgagaaatcttacgcatgcgcagccagAGCGCGACCCGAAAACTAATATTAAAAAAAGTCTTAAGTCCAAAAACGGAGGCAAAAACTATACTCTGTTCTTCGAACAAAGTAATAAATGAATATTCCAGTAGCCACAATTAATACAAGGGTAATCAGAAGGTGCTACATCCGTTTCACTGAAGACACCCCTGAAGGTAGTACATGGTGTCCTGAAGAGTATGTCTTGTTTTGGTCTCAATTAATTGCGCGAATTtaggaaaataatttgaatttctaattttgaaaaattgaaatccTTTACCAGTTAGTTAATGTGAAGACTCTCTCCAATTCAAAAGGAAATACAAACTAAATTTCGGGGATCCTTCGTTGCTATTACACTGTAGTACTACGGTAGTTTTGACACCGCGTTGTGAGACAGATGGCAACGACGATATGAAAGCTGTAACAGGTACTAATGGCTTACACAGAAATCAACTCTTAACCTTTAGCAAAACCAGGCGATTGACAGTAGAGATTCTTTCGTGTAACTCCGATTTCgggaaacaaatgaaggaaacacaAAAAGTGACCATGACCATGGCATGTGGATGACGGAGAATGAACATGTGGACAGTAAAATATGCCGTTTtcttatataaacaccaatgaaataccaagtgagctttcgcgcgaaaacatgatatcttcacacgcgaagataacatgttattttcacaagtgaaaaaatcactgtttctatggttacaaattaaaatggctcctttcgatgcctttcgtgaaacgAATTATTATTTCATTCTGGAGGTTGATGTTTATGtgaaatatttcactcgttcgctgcgctcactcgtgaaatatttttcaacactcaaagagaaatttcgtatctccgcgaaTATATAATTTCaccaaattaatttaaatggtAAGGAGGTAATTTATAACCTTGGCCATTCGGGGATCTCGTATTTTcctccttttaaaattaaagttaGGCCAGTTGTCACTCTCCGTAATTACTCGGTATTCTGTCCGCGATATTCTATTCAGCATTTCACTAACACGTCTCCCGCCTTGTTGTTTCACATTTTCAAGTTGCGACAGGTGTCGTTAACTTTTAATATAATCGAAGTTTATTTTGTCCGGCTtatgatgtaaaaaaaaaaaaaaaggatcttCGTGAAGGTCGGAATTTGTTTCTACCTGTTCAACACCAACtcgaaagtgtttacactatGTAAGTGATTCAAATTTCACACGGAACAAGGAGAGCCTGCAAAAGAGATAATAGAAAGTCAGACAGTGTCAGGCGGACTGAAAACTCTGATGCTAGTGTCGGAAACCAAATGGATATTTTCACCGTGATAAACTGCGTCGTTAATGGTTTAATGATATTTCCATCCATAACTGGCAACTTCTTCGTGCTGTTCGCAATAGTGGCGTCCTCATCTCTTCATTCAGCGTCTAACGTTTTCTTGTGCAATCTCGCTGTCTCAGATCTGCTGGTTGGTTTCGCCATGCAACCGGTTTACATTGCCTATGGGCTCGTTACAAAATCGCGTCCTATTTTGACCATCACTGCCCGTTTGATATTCGGCGTGTGTTGTGGTGTTTCTTTATGCTTAATGACGGCGCTGAGTGTAGATCGCTTCCTAACTCTGCATTATCACTTGCTATATCCGAACATGATGACACAAAAACGAGCGTTATACGTTTCATTTTCGCTCTGGTTCATCGCTATTGCTTTGTCAGCCTTCAGCTTGTGGCATGGAAGCCAGGCCGTTCTGGCAATTGCTATTCTCATCTGCTTTATTGTTTCCTGCTTTTCATATGTCAGAATTTATCAAATCGTTCGCCATCATCGTTCTGTCATCCAATCGCAACAAGTTTCCGTTCAAAGGGTTTC
The genomic region above belongs to Montipora capricornis isolate CH-2021 chromosome 5, ASM3666992v2, whole genome shotgun sequence and contains:
- the LOC138049430 gene encoding melanocyte-stimulating hormone receptor-like — encoded protein: MDIFTVINCVVNGLMIFPSITGNFFVLFAIVASSSLHSASNVFLCNLAVSDLLVGFAMQPVYIAYGLVTKSRPILTITARLIFGVCCGVSLCLMTALSVDRFLTLHYHLLYPNMMTQKRALYVSFSLWFIAIALSAFSLWHGSQAVLAIAILICFIVSCFSYVRIYQIVRHHRSVIQSQQVSVQRVSTSLAIKSAINTFIYFICMVFCYFPMFTSMLIYTINPGVSSEYWTITNTFVFMNSSLNPLLYCWRLRELRSAVSKKMRKMLCKQTDETPRIPVFTLQQK